Proteins from one Ipomoea triloba cultivar NCNSP0323 chromosome 1, ASM357664v1 genomic window:
- the LOC116010145 gene encoding ras-related protein RABA5b-like, translating into MAYVMHDIRYCTNFDSVVVLSNIFLWSGLCRDQFDHNSKATIGVEFQTQVVEVDGKEVKAQVWDTAGQERFRVVTSAYYRGAVGALIVYDITRMITFENIKRWLEELNTHCDTTVARMLVGNKCDLESIRDVSVEEGKLLAEEEGLFFIEMSALDSNNKGIG; encoded by the exons ATGGCATATGTCATGCATGATATCAGATACTGTACCAACTTTGATTCAGTAGTTGTGCTTTCCAA TATCTTCCTCTGGTCTGGTCTCTGTCGCGACCAGTTCGACCACAACTCCAAAGCCACCATTGGAGTGGAGTTCCAGACGCAGGTAGTGGAAGTCGACGGGAAAGAGGTGAAAGCGCAGGTGTGGGACACCGCCGGCCAAGAACGCTTCCGGGTCGTCACGTCGGCGTACTACAGAGGCGCCGTCGGCGCCCTCATTGTCTACGACATCACCCGGATGATAACTTTTGAGAACATCAAACGCTGGCTCGAAGAGCTCAACA CTCATTGTGATACTACGGTGGCAAGGATGCTGGTTGGAAACAAGTGCGATTTGGAGAGCATTCGAGACGTGAGCGTGGAAGAGGGCAAGCTCCTTGCGGAAGAGGAAGGGTTGTTCTTCATAGAGATGTCCGCCCTCGACTCCAACAACAAAGGAATTGgctaa